A single window of Ancylomarina subtilis DNA harbors:
- a CDS encoding panthothenate synthetase, producing MKMLVNVMFPVEPFNSMVRNGKAGELIGRILEEIKPESIYFTEQDGNRGAVMIAEVSDASAIPSIAEPWFLNFEAFCEFRIAMSPDDLMKANLSNLGKKWDETQ from the coding sequence ATGAAGATGTTAGTTAATGTCATGTTTCCTGTAGAACCCTTCAATTCAATGGTTCGAAATGGTAAGGCTGGCGAATTAATTGGACGCATTCTTGAAGAGATCAAGCCGGAAAGTATTTATTTTACAGAACAAGATGGTAACCGTGGTGCTGTTATGATCGCAGAAGTTTCTGATGCATCCGCTATCCCATCCATTGCTGAGCCTTGGTTTTTAAACTTTGAAGCCTTTTGCGAATTTAGAATTGCTATGTCGCCTGATGATTTAATGAAGGCAAATCTTTCTAACCTTGGTAAAAAGTGGGATGAAACTCAGTAG